CGAAAAAAACAACCGGGAAGGGATGCAAAAGGGGTGGTGCGGTGAAAAAGCTAACCTTGAAGGATGTGTCCGTGGAACGGAAGAGAGTACTCGTAAGAGTCGATTACAATGTCCCACTGGATGGGGGAGTGGTAGCCGATGACGCACGGATCCGTGCATCGTTGCCAACCATTCGTTACCTTCTGGGAAAAAAAGCAAAGATCATCCTGCTCTCACATCTGGGAAGGCCGGCGGGTGAAGTCGTTGATGAATGGAGAATGGACCCTGTCGCCAGATGTCTGGAGAAGCTTCTGGGGATGAAGGTCAAGAAGATCGATTTCACCGTGGGGCCTGAAGTGGAAAGATCTGTCCGGAACCTGGATGGCGGGGAGATCCTGCTACTCGAGAATGTGCGTTTCTTGCCCGGCGAGGAAAAGAATGATCCGTTGCTGGCCGAAAAGATAGCTGCCCTGGCGGATATATTCGTGAATGACGCTTTCGGGACGGCACACCGTGCCCACGTTTCTACAACGGGAATAACCAGATATCTCCCGGCGGTGGCCGGGTTTCTCATGGAGAAAGAGATCACCACCCTCCGGAGATGCCTCGATCGCCCGGAAAGGCCCCTGACAGCTATCTTTGGCGGGGCCAAGGTCTCCGACAAGATCGGGGTTATCAACAAGTTCCTGGAGTTGGCCGACAATATTCTGATAGGTGGGGGGATGGCCAATACATTTTTAAGAGCCAAAGGGTACGACATGGCTTCCTCTTTTTATGAAGAGGGCAGGATTGAGAGTGCCAGGGAGTTGTTGAAAAAGATAAGGGCCGGGCGGAAACGGGTTTACCTGCCTGACGACCTGGTAATCGTTGAAGAGCTGGTCGCAGGTGCACCGTTCCGGACAGTTGCGGCGGATTCCGTAACCGGAGGATGGAAAGCCGTTGATATCGGCCCTGGCACGATGGAGAGTTTCAGCGAGATAGTTGCCGCATCAGGAATGATAATATGGAATGGGCCGCTGGGGGTCTTCGAGTTGAGCCCTTTCGACCGCGGTACGGAAGCGGTAGCCAGGGCGGCAGTGGAAAGCAAAGCCTATCTACTGGTCGGTGGAGGAGACACTGCCGCTGCATTTGAGAGGTTTGGCATTGCCGCGGAAGCCGACTACATATCCACGGGGGGAGGGGCTACCCTCGAATTTCTGGAAGGGAAAGAACTGCCGGGGATAGCGGCGTTGAAAGGGCTGGATAAATACTAGATTGTAGGAGGTTGAATAATGAACTTGATCATTGCAGCAAACTGGAAGATGCACAAGACCGTCGAGGAGACAAAGGAGTATGTGGAAAAATTCAAGGTGTGGCAGGAGGAATTGTCCGGAAGCCAGGTAATCATCTGCCCGCCATTTACGGCCTTGTTGACTGCCAGGGAGGCGCTCTTCAAGACAGCTTTTCACCTTGGCGCCCAGAACATGATGTGGGAGAGCGAGGGGGCCTATACAGGGGAGATATCTCCGCTTATGCTGAGGGAACTGGGGGTGCGCTATGTGATCATCGGCCATTCCGAACGACGGTGGGTCTTTGGTGAGACTGACGAGCAGATCAACAGAAAGATAAATGCGGCCCTGGAATACAATTTGATTCCCATTTTCTGCGTGGGGGAAACCATGGAGGATCACCAATCAGGGCGGATGAAGAAGGTCGTTCTGGGCCAGTTGCGGGAAGGTCTGAAGGGTATTGATACAGACAAAGTAAAAAACATGATCATTGCCTACGAGCCGGTCTGGGCTATCGGAACGGGGGTTGCCGCATCACAGGAAGATGCTGCGGCAGCGGCTGAATGTATTCTGGAAGAGATTGATCATATCTTCGAGGATAGAACCAGGGTCAAGATCCTGTATGGTGGCAGTGTCAATAAAGATAATATCGGTGATTTTGTTACCATTCCGGGCATCGAGGGCACCCTCGTCGGCGGTGCCAGCCTTCAGGCCGATGTATTTGCCGGGTTGATCAGGGCAGCCAACTCAGCGCGTGTTTACCGGGAGGTTTAGCGATTGTATCTTGCCAACAGGCCTGTAATCCTTGTTATCATGGATGGATGGGGATGCCGTGCCGAAAAAGAGGGAAATGCGATTGCCCATGCTTCAATTCCTTATTTGCGCCATCTCGGGGAATCATGCCCTTTTACCTTGCTGGGAGCTGCCGGGGAAGCTGTGGGATTACCGGAGGGCCAGATAGGCAATTCCGAGGTGGGGCATCTGAATATCGGGGCCGGGCGGATTGTTTATCAGGACCTGAGCCGCATCAACAATAGCATCGAGGCCGGTGTTTTCTTTGAAAACAAGATCATAAAGCAGACGCTGGAAACGGTGGGCAGAAAACGTTCTTCGCTTCACCTGATGGGGCTTCTTTCCGATGGGGGAGTCCACAGCCATATCGATCAATTGTTTGCCCTGTTGATAGCTGCCAGGCGTTTCGGTATGAAACAGAATGTATTTGTTCATGCCATCCTGGACGGCAGGGATGTCCCGCCGGCCAACGCTCTGAAGTATATCAAGGAGCTCGATGAATTTTGCAGTGCAAATGCGGTGGGCCGGATTGCCAGCATTGCGGGGCGTTACTACGCAATGGATCGGGACAACCGTTGGGAACGGACCAAAAAGGCCTACGATGCTTATGTATACGGGCAGGGGGTTCTTGCCAGGGATCCCTTCGCGGCTCTGGATGCGGCATATCGCAGGGGTGAGACCGATGAGTTTGTTGCTCCGGTGTCCATCATTCAGCCGGGTGGGGATCCGATCAGGATAACCTCCGAAGATGCCATTCTGTTTTTCAATTTCCGGCCGGATAGGGTTCGCCAGATTGCCAGGGCTTTTCTGGAAAAGGAACTGGAGGAGTTTGACCGGGGGCCGGAAGCGGTGTTCCCTCTGGTGGTTACCATGACTGAATACGACAAAAATTTTGATTGCCCCGTGGTTTTCCCTCCGGAATATTTGCGTGATACGTTGGGAGAATGGCTTTCCAAAAGCGGTTGCAAGCAGTATCGGCTGGCGGAAACAGAAAAATATGCTCATGTAACCTTTTTCTTCAATGGTGGCCGTGAGGAACCTTTCCCGGGGGAGGAGCGTTTCATGGTTCCTTCACCTGCCGTGGCCACCTATGATCTGCAGCCGGAGATGAGTGCACCCCGGGTGGCCCGGAAAGCCTGCCTGGAGATAGCGCGGCAGAAACATTCTTTCTTTGTTGTCAATTTTGCCAATGCGGATATGGTCGGGCATACCGGAAACATGGAGGCCACGATCAAGGCAGTGGAAGCCGTAGATCGAGGGGTTGAATCGATTGCCGAACAGGCGTTGAAAAGTGGTTACTGGACACTCGTAACCGCCGATCACGGCAATGCCGACATGGTTCAGGATCCGGTCACGGGGAAACCGGTCACGGCGCATACCACCAGTGCAGTTCCATTCATCTTGCTGGGAAAACAAAATATGTACAATCTGCGAAGCGGCGGTGTACTGGCGGATATCGCCCCCACGGTGCTGGAATTGATGGGGATGCCATTGCCGGAAGAGATGACGGGGAGAAGCCTGCTTCTGGAAAAAGGTTCTATCTCTACCGGGAAGCCGGACGGAAAACCGGGCACCCCCGGAATTCCCATGTGATTGCCAGATAAACTTTCTTGATTGGCAGTCAGTAAGACAACTTTATTGTACGAGGAGGTAATGTAGGAATGCACTGCATGGAAATAAAAGAAATCAAGGCCAGGGAAATCATTGATTCGCGTGGAAATCCCACGGTCGAAGTCGATGTAATCTTGCCGGGAGGGATAAGGGGGCGTGCGGCGGTTCCTTCGGGGGCTTCCACCGGAGCGTTTGAAGCCCTGGAGCTTCGCGACAGGGATCCGGACCGTTATCTGGGGAAAGGTGTGTCGGAAGCAGTCAGAAAAGTCGGGGAGAAGATCGCTCCTTTTCTGGCAGGCCGCAACTGCCTGGAACAGGAAGCCATCGACCGCTATCTCATTCACCTGGATGGAACCCCGGATAAAAGCCATCTGGGTGCAAACTCCATTCTGGGGGTTTCGATGGCCATTTCCCGGGCGGCTTCATCGGCACTGGGAATTCCCCTTTACCGTTACCTGGGCGGGCTGGGGGCCAATCTTCTTCCAACCCCGATGATGAATATCATCAACGGGGGGGAACATGCCGATAACAATATCGATATCCAGGAGTTCATGATCATGCCCGTGGGCGGTAAAAATTTCGAAGAGGCCATGCAGATGGGGGTGGAAACCTTCCATGTCCTGAAAAGGGTATTGCAGAAACAGGGGCTGAACACGGGGGTCGGCGACGAGGGGGGGTTCGCTCCCGATCTTGATTCCAACCGTTCGGCACTCGATGTCATCATCGAAGCGATCAAGGGGGCCGGTTACCAGCCCGGTGAAGATATCTTGCTGGCGATGGACGTTGCTGCCAATGAACTGTATCATGATGGACGGTATCATCTCGAGGGGAAAGCCCTGGAAGTAAATGAGATGATCGCTTACCTGGTAAGTCTGGTGGAAGAATATCCGATTTGCAGCATCGAGGATGGCTTGGCGGAAGAAGACTGGGAAGGATGGAGTGGGTTGACGGAGGCCCTGGGTAAAAAAATTCAACTGGTCGGGGACGATCTTTTTGTTACGAATCCGGATCGGCTGACCAGGGGGATCGAGGAAGGGGTGGCCAATTCAATCCTGATCAAACTCAATCAAATTGGCACGGTTACGGAGACGATGGAAGCGATAAGGATCGCCCAGACAGCGGGTTATTCGTATGTGATTTCCCACCGTTCCGGTGAAACCGAGGATGCCTTTATAGCCGATCTGGCCGTGGCCACCGCTGCCGGTCAGATAAAAACCGGTGCTCCGAGCCGGGTTGATCGTACCGCCAAATACAACCAGTTGTTGCGCATATCCGAAGAACTTGGGGCGGGTGGCAGCTATGCCGGGCGGCGGACCCTTTTTACCTTCTGATGAAAAAGTCGGTTGTTAAAAAAGTGCTACTATGTTAGAATATCATTCGTTGGTCCGGGAAGGTTGTATCTGATGGAGGGATAGGTTATGCGTATAGCCCTTACTGTTGTGCATGTATTGATCTGTGTGGCGCTGGTTGTTTCCGTGCTCCTGCAATCAGGAAGGAGTGCGGGGATATCAGGTGCTATCGGCGGAGGTGCGCAGACCCTCTTTGGCAAGAAAAAAGGCCTGGATGATCTGTTCAGCCGGATTACCACGGGGCTGGCGATAGCCTTCATGATCCTGGCCATCGTGTTGACGGTTTTGAAATAAATGGGCTGTTTCGAAGTATGATAGAAGTGTTTACCGGTAAAATTGAAGTATTTCAAGAAATTTCGGGTATAATACAGGAAAAATAAGGCGGAGCAGGGAGGTCCTGCTCCTTTTTGCTAAGATCCGGACATGGAAGGGGAATCAAGATCAATAAAAGAGAGCGCAAAAAGAAAATCGGAGGAAGGCATGCAGTTCCTCGACACGGGAGGGGCCGGAGAAAAAAGAAGGGTACCTTGACCGGAACCTTTCAGGGTACACGCCGGGGCTACGCGTTTCTGATTCCCGATTCAAGGGAAGAAGCGGACATTTTTATTCCGGCGAACAAGATCGGCGAGGCGGCTGAAGGTGATCGTGTTTCAGTCAAGATTCTGCCCGGGGGATCAGGGAAAAACCGTAAAGGCGAAGTCATCTCGGTTATCCGGTCGGCAGGGGCGAAAATGATAGACAGGGAGAAGTTCCCTTCCCGGGTGATGAAGGAGTTACGCAACCTTCCCGGGGAGAAAGACATAGCATCAATTGCACTCCAGGAAGGAAGAGCCGATTTGCGAGATGAGTTGATTGTTACCGTGGACCCGGCGGACGCCAGGGACATGGATGACGGTATTTCTCTCGGGGTGCGTGATGTCGGCGGATACCGACTCGGTGTCCATATTGCCGATGTGAGCTATTATGTCCGCGAGGGAACGGCTCTTCACCGGGAGGCTCTCAAACGGGGAACAAGTGTTTATTTGACCGACAGGGTTATCCATATGTTACCGCCCCTGCTTTCCCAGAAACTGTGCAGCCTTCAGGAGAATAAAGACCGCCTGGCTATCAGTGTCATCATAGAACTCGATGTGCGGGGGAGAGTGGAAAAATATGATATTTTCCCCAGCCTGGTCAGGGTAAAACGGAAGCTAAGTTATGAACAGGCAGAGGAGATGCTCTCTGCAGGGGGAGAATCGGCGGAAATAGGGGCCATGCTCAAAAGCATGGATGAGTTGGCGTCCATGCTTAAAAAGAACCGTCTGCGAAACGGGGCACTCTTCCTCAATCTTCCCGAAACAAAGATTACCGTTGATGACGAAGGAAAACCCCTGACCATAGAACGCAAATTTCCGGGGAGGGCTGAATCGATCATCGAGGAATTCATGTTGCTGGCCAACGTTTCCGTATGTGAGCATTTTGGTGTAAAGGATCTGCCCTTCATTTACCGGGTGCATCCTCCCCCCACAGAAGAGAAGATGATCATGTTCAGGAACATCCTGTCGCTGATGAACATCAGGATCAGCGGCGATTTGCGCAAGATCAAACCCCGGGCCATACAGTCGGTGCTCGACAATGTAAGAGGGACGCCTCTTGAAAGAACGGTCAATTATCTTCTGTTGCGTTCGCTGCCCCATGCTTATTACAGCGTTAACAACGAAAGGCATTTCGGGCTTGCTTTGCAAAAATATACGCACTTCACTTCGCCCATACGGCGTTTTCCCGATCTGCAGGTTCACGCTATGATAAAAGATCAACTTGCAGGGAACATGGATGAGGGAAGGATTGCTTTTCTGAAGAAACAACTTCCCGGGCGGGCCGAACATGCTTCCTGCATGGAAAGAAAAGCCATGGAGGCGGAAAGGGAGAGTGTTCAACAAAAAAAAGTTGAATACATGGAGGGAAAGGAAGGCGAATCTTTTCCGGGCATCATCTGTGGTGTGACTTCTTTTGGAATCTTTGTAGAACTGCAAAATACGGTCGAGGGGTTGGTTTTGCTGGAAAGCCTGCGGGATGATTATTACCGGTATCATGAGGAGATGATGGCTGTGATCGGCAGGCGCACCCGTAAAAAATACTGCCTTGGTGATCCTGTAAATATTGAAGTTGCCAGGGTGGATCTGCAGAAAAAGGTTGTTTATTTTTATCTGCTTTCCAGGGGTGAAACCGGGGATTTCCCCTCTCCCGAATCATAACCGCGATGGCCCGCCTGTGTTATAACCCGGTAACAAAGGGGAAGATTTCATATTACCAGGATTTTTCCATCCGGAGCAGCAGCCTGCTTGAAACAGGATGAGCAGGAAAGATCGAGCCATGAAAAAAGTCATGGGAGTACATGCAATATCTTTCCGTGCAGCGGCGAAAATTTGTACAATCATGTTTTATTCCGATAATTGACAATGTTGATCTATTTGTTCATAATAAATGATAAGTTCCGGGCACGTGGAGGTAATACTGTTGCAGCAAGGAAACACAGATGCTTTGAAAGACAGGATCCAGCAACTTAAAAAGCAGCGGAATGCTGTAATATTGGCTCATAATTACCAGATTGGCGAGGTACAGGATATAGCCGATTTCGTGGGTGATTCCCTTGATCTGAGTCACAGGGCAGCAGAGGCAGATGCGGAGACGATAGTTTTTTGCGGGGTTCATTTCATGGCTGAAAGTGCGGCTATGCTCGCTCCGGAAAAAACGGTGCTCCTGCCGGAGGCGCTTGCGGATTGCCCTCTGGCCAACATGGTTACCGGGCCGCAGTTGAAGAAAGTGCGGCAGCGCTACCCGGGTGTTCCCGTGGTAACCTACATCAATTCCACGGCCGAGGTCAAAGCGGAAAGCGATATCTGCTGTACTTCTGCAAATGCAATTGAAGTTGTCAATTCTTTGCGGGAAGAGCGGGTTCTGTTCGTACCGGACAAGAATCTGGGCGGATACGTTTCTCGTTTCACTTCCAAAGAGGTTATTCTATGGCATGGATACTGTATCACGCATCACAGGGTAACTTTGCGGGATATCGAAAAAGCCCGCCGCGATCATCCAGGTGCCCCGATTATCGTTCATCCCGAATGTCCGCCTGAAGTGAGCATCAATGCCGATCAGGTTTTATCGACGGGAGGCATGGTAGATTTTGTAGCCCGGACGGGAGAGAAGAAATTGGTCATCGGCACGGAAGTGGGCTTGCTTTACCGTTTGAAGAAAGAAAACCCGGAAAAAGAATTTTATCTTCTCTCGCCGGGCCTGCTCTGCCCCAACATGAAATACACCACGCTGCACAAAGTGGCTCATGCACTGGAACACATGGAAACGGTAATCTCCGTTCCGGAGGAAATCCGCAAGGAGGCTGTCGTCTCCCTGGCGCGCATGCTTGAGGTCAGATGAGGGTTCACCGATCTGGCATCTGCATGTTGCAAGGCGGTTGTTCCGGGGAACGGAAAGGTTTGATGGAGGGGCAGTTTTTTTGTATGTATGCTGATGTAAAAGCATGACAATGTTGATTCATGATACATTTTTTGTTTGGAGGAGCAGAAGAAAATGATTCTTACCCCATGGGCCAGAGAGATAATGGAGCTTGCCTTGAAGGAAGATATCGGGGGCGGAGATTATACCACCTCGCTTATCGTGCCTCCAGAAAAAGTGGGCGATGCAGAGATAATCACCCGCGAGGACGGTGTTATTGCCGGGCTGGAAGTTTGCAAAGGAGTTTTCAAAATGGTGGACGAGAGAATTGATTTCAATTCCCGTGTTACCGATGGGGATTCCGTGAGCAGGGGAGCGGTGATTGCCGAGATTGACGGCCCGGTGCAACCGATAATGATGGCGGAAAGAACGGCATTGAATTTTCTGCAGCGTCTCTCGGGCATTGCCACATTGACGAGGATATGGACCGAGAGGATCAAGAATCATGCTGTCTTTCTTCTGGATACCCGCAAAACATCCCCCGGTCTGCGCTATCTTGAAAAATATGCGGTCATGGTGGGCGGGGGACGGAACCATCGCCTGGGTCTTTCAGGGGGGATCGTCATCAAGGAAAATCATATTGCCGCTGCCGGGGGAATCAGTGCTGCCGTGAAGAGAGCAGTGATGAAGGCCCCGATAACGCTGAAGATAGAAGTCGAGGTTACCGATCTGGATGAATTTCGTGAAGCCCTGGATGCCGGGGCAGACCTGATCATGCTAGACAATATGGATCCGGAAACGATCAGGGAGGCGGTCAAGATAAATGCCGGGCGCGTCCTTCTGGAAGCCTCGGGTGATATCTCCGAAGCACGACTGGAAGAATATGCCCGGACCGGGGTTGATTTTATCTCCAGCGGAGCACTCACACATTCCTTCAAATCTTTGAATCTTAGCCTTCTGACTAAAAACATCGATCAAGGTTAAACTTAAATATAGCGCGAACCGAATCATACGGTGTGGCCCGTGACAACATGGGCGAATTCCGTATTTCGGGGATCGCTATATTTTGCTTTGTGGGGGCTTCCCCCCGGGATTGAATGTAAACTTCAATGAACAAAGGAGTGTTTGTAGTGCGCCCGCTGTGGAAAGGATCGATCAGTTTCGGATTGGTCAATATACCCGTAAAGCTATATACTGCAACCCGGAAAAAAACGGTGCAATTCAGGCAACTTCACGAAAAATGTCTGACCCCCCTGGAATACAAAAGATTTTGCCCCCGCTGCCAGAAGGAAGCTGCTTACGGGGAGATCGTCAAGGGTTATGAATACGACCGGGATCGGTT
This is a stretch of genomic DNA from Bacillota bacterium. It encodes these proteins:
- a CDS encoding phosphoglycerate kinase — its product is MKKLTLKDVSVERKRVLVRVDYNVPLDGGVVADDARIRASLPTIRYLLGKKAKIILLSHLGRPAGEVVDEWRMDPVARCLEKLLGMKVKKIDFTVGPEVERSVRNLDGGEILLLENVRFLPGEEKNDPLLAEKIAALADIFVNDAFGTAHRAHVSTTGITRYLPAVAGFLMEKEITTLRRCLDRPERPLTAIFGGAKVSDKIGVINKFLELADNILIGGGMANTFLRAKGYDMASSFYEEGRIESARELLKKIRAGRKRVYLPDDLVIVEELVAGAPFRTVAADSVTGGWKAVDIGPGTMESFSEIVAASGMIIWNGPLGVFELSPFDRGTEAVARAAVESKAYLLVGGGDTAAAFERFGIAAEADYISTGGGATLEFLEGKELPGIAALKGLDKY
- a CDS encoding VacB/RNase II family 3'-5' exoribonuclease, yielding MTGTFQGTRRGYAFLIPDSREEADIFIPANKIGEAAEGDRVSVKILPGGSGKNRKGEVISVIRSAGAKMIDREKFPSRVMKELRNLPGEKDIASIALQEGRADLRDELIVTVDPADARDMDDGISLGVRDVGGYRLGVHIADVSYYVREGTALHREALKRGTSVYLTDRVIHMLPPLLSQKLCSLQENKDRLAISVIIELDVRGRVEKYDIFPSLVRVKRKLSYEQAEEMLSAGGESAEIGAMLKSMDELASMLKKNRLRNGALFLNLPETKITVDDEGKPLTIERKFPGRAESIIEEFMLLANVSVCEHFGVKDLPFIYRVHPPPTEEKMIMFRNILSLMNIRISGDLRKIKPRAIQSVLDNVRGTPLERTVNYLLLRSLPHAYYSVNNERHFGLALQKYTHFTSPIRRFPDLQVHAMIKDQLAGNMDEGRIAFLKKQLPGRAEHASCMERKAMEAERESVQQKKVEYMEGKEGESFPGIICGVTSFGIFVELQNTVEGLVLLESLRDDYYRYHEEMMAVIGRRTRKKYCLGDPVNIEVARVDLQKKVVYFYLLSRGETGDFPSPES
- a CDS encoding 2,3-bisphosphoglycerate-independent phosphoglycerate mutase, which codes for MYLANRPVILVIMDGWGCRAEKEGNAIAHASIPYLRHLGESCPFTLLGAAGEAVGLPEGQIGNSEVGHLNIGAGRIVYQDLSRINNSIEAGVFFENKIIKQTLETVGRKRSSLHLMGLLSDGGVHSHIDQLFALLIAARRFGMKQNVFVHAILDGRDVPPANALKYIKELDEFCSANAVGRIASIAGRYYAMDRDNRWERTKKAYDAYVYGQGVLARDPFAALDAAYRRGETDEFVAPVSIIQPGGDPIRITSEDAILFFNFRPDRVRQIARAFLEKELEEFDRGPEAVFPLVVTMTEYDKNFDCPVVFPPEYLRDTLGEWLSKSGCKQYRLAETEKYAHVTFFFNGGREEPFPGEERFMVPSPAVATYDLQPEMSAPRVARKACLEIARQKHSFFVVNFANADMVGHTGNMEATIKAVEAVDRGVESIAEQALKSGYWTLVTADHGNADMVQDPVTGKPVTAHTTSAVPFILLGKQNMYNLRSGGVLADIAPTVLELMGMPLPEEMTGRSLLLEKGSISTGKPDGKPGTPGIPM
- the eno gene encoding phosphopyruvate hydratase codes for the protein MEIKEIKAREIIDSRGNPTVEVDVILPGGIRGRAAVPSGASTGAFEALELRDRDPDRYLGKGVSEAVRKVGEKIAPFLAGRNCLEQEAIDRYLIHLDGTPDKSHLGANSILGVSMAISRAASSALGIPLYRYLGGLGANLLPTPMMNIINGGEHADNNIDIQEFMIMPVGGKNFEEAMQMGVETFHVLKRVLQKQGLNTGVGDEGGFAPDLDSNRSALDVIIEAIKGAGYQPGEDILLAMDVAANELYHDGRYHLEGKALEVNEMIAYLVSLVEEYPICSIEDGLAEEDWEGWSGLTEALGKKIQLVGDDLFVTNPDRLTRGIEEGVANSILIKLNQIGTVTETMEAIRIAQTAGYSYVISHRSGETEDAFIADLAVATAAGQIKTGAPSRVDRTAKYNQLLRISEELGAGGSYAGRRTLFTF
- the nadC gene encoding carboxylating nicotinate-nucleotide diphosphorylase, whose protein sequence is MILTPWAREIMELALKEDIGGGDYTTSLIVPPEKVGDAEIITREDGVIAGLEVCKGVFKMVDERIDFNSRVTDGDSVSRGAVIAEIDGPVQPIMMAERTALNFLQRLSGIATLTRIWTERIKNHAVFLLDTRKTSPGLRYLEKYAVMVGGGRNHRLGLSGGIVIKENHIAAAGGISAAVKRAVMKAPITLKIEVEVTDLDEFREALDAGADLIMLDNMDPETIREAVKINAGRVLLEASGDISEARLEEYARTGVDFISSGALTHSFKSLNLSLLTKNIDQG
- the nadA gene encoding quinolinate synthase NadA; the encoded protein is MISSGHVEVILLQQGNTDALKDRIQQLKKQRNAVILAHNYQIGEVQDIADFVGDSLDLSHRAAEADAETIVFCGVHFMAESAAMLAPEKTVLLPEALADCPLANMVTGPQLKKVRQRYPGVPVVTYINSTAEVKAESDICCTSANAIEVVNSLREERVLFVPDKNLGGYVSRFTSKEVILWHGYCITHHRVTLRDIEKARRDHPGAPIIVHPECPPEVSINADQVLSTGGMVDFVARTGEKKLVIGTEVGLLYRLKKENPEKEFYLLSPGLLCPNMKYTTLHKVAHALEHMETVISVPEEIRKEAVVSLARMLEVR
- a CDS encoding triose-phosphate isomerase, with the protein product MNLIIAANWKMHKTVEETKEYVEKFKVWQEELSGSQVIICPPFTALLTAREALFKTAFHLGAQNMMWESEGAYTGEISPLMLRELGVRYVIIGHSERRWVFGETDEQINRKINAALEYNLIPIFCVGETMEDHQSGRMKKVVLGQLREGLKGIDTDKVKNMIIAYEPVWAIGTGVAASQEDAAAAAECILEEIDHIFEDRTRVKILYGGSVNKDNIGDFVTIPGIEGTLVGGASLQADVFAGLIRAANSARVYREV
- the secG gene encoding preprotein translocase subunit SecG; protein product: MRIALTVVHVLICVALVVSVLLQSGRSAGISGAIGGGAQTLFGKKKGLDDLFSRITTGLAIAFMILAIVLTVLK